The DNA region GGCCCCTGGGCGTCGGCGAGCAACAGGTTCTCGTCGTTGGTCCAGACGACGTCGGGTCTGTCGTTGTAGGTGCCGCAGGCGATCTGGCCAGCGACCTGATCGGGGGTCTCGGTGTAGTGCCATGTCGTGGGGGAGTCGACTCCGCTTCCCGGGCACTCCAACAGCTCGGAGTTCACCCTGACCGCTTCGCCGAAGCCGGCGTCGAGTGCGGAGGGGTCGCCGAACAGCGAGTACCGAGTGCTCTGCGGCCCGCCCGGAGTGGTTGCCGGACCACAGTCCACCGTGGCCAGTGCCGTGCCGGCAGGCGGACTGATCGGCTCGCAGTTCGAGCTGTCGTGGCCCGCTGACAACAGCGCCATCAGCTGGCTGTCGTAGGAGTCCGTCGGCGGTGGCGGTGCTGCGGTGGTGGTCCTGGTGCGACGGGTCGGTTCACTGGAGGTGGTGGGTTCCGACGGGCTACTGGTGGGGGTGGCCATCGGCCGCGGCGCCGAGTCGTCCGGCTTGAGCATCCACCAGATGCCGAGTCCGCTCACGGCGACGACGAACACGGCTGCCACCGAGAGGAGCACTATCAGTGGGGCTTTGGAACCGCCGCTGCCAGGTGGCGGCGGCGGCGGACCCCAACCCGGCGGTGGACCGGACGGCGGTGGACCGGGTGGCGGGGGCGGCGGACCCCAACCCGGCGGCGGCCCGGGCGGTGGTGGGCCGGGCGGCGGCGGGCCGGGCGGTGGTGGGCCGGGCGGCGGCGGCATCGGTGGGGGTGGCGATTCCCGCGGGGGATCGGTCATCGTCGCTCCTCAGATGTGTTTTCTACCGGCGAACACACCTTAATGCCGGGCGCGAACACGCACATGGTCAACGGGGTTGCCGGTTTTACGTCCGCCGGCGTCCCCGGGTGGTGTAGATCTGAATAGAACGTGTTCTAGTTTTGTTTCGGGAGGAGTACAGATGGCCCTGCGCGTCGTGCAGTGGGCAACCGGCGGAGTCGGTGTGGCCGCAGTCAAGGGTGTGCTCGAGCATCCCGATCTCGAACTCGTCGGGTGCTGGGTGCACTCCCCGGCCAAGGCGGGCCACGACGTCGGCCAGCTCGTAGGCACCGACCTTCTCGGTGTGACCGCGACCGACAGTGTCGAGGAGATCCTGGCGCTGGACGCCGACGCGGTGATCTACACCCCGCTGATGGGAAATCCGGACGAGGTCGCGTCGCTGTTGAGATCGGGCAAGAACGTGATCACCCCGGTCGGTTGGCTGTATCCCAGCGAACGCAGCGGCGCGCCACTGCGGCAGGCGGCGCTGGAAGGCAACACCACGCTGCACGGCACCGGCATTGCGCCCGGCGGCATCAGCGAGAAGTTCCCGTTGATGTTGTCGGCCATGTCGACCGGGGTGACGTTCGTGCGCGCCGAGGAGTACTCGGATCTGCGCACCTATGAAGCACCCGATGTGCTGCGTCACGTCATGGGCTTCGGCGAGACGCCGGACAAGGCGCTGACCGGTCCGATGCAGAAGATGCTCGACGCGGGGTTCATCCAGGCCGTGCGAATGTGTGTGGACCAGTTGGGGTTCGCCGCGGATCCCAAGGTGCGCGCCACCCAGGAGATCGCGGTCGCCACGGCAACCATCGACTCCCCGATGGGCCCGATCGAACCCGGACAGGTCGCCGGCCGCAAGTTCCACTGGGAGGCGCTCGCCGACGGCGAAGTCGTGGTGCGGGTGACGGTCAACTGGTTGATGGGTGAGGACGATCTGGACCCCGCATGGTCATTCGGCCCGGAGGGGCAGCGCTACGAGATGGAGGTCCGCGGGAACCCCGACTTCACCGTGTCGGTGAAGGGATTCCAATCCGAGGTCGGCGGTGAAGGTCCGGAGTACGGCGTCGTCGGCACCGCCGCGCACTGCGTGAACTCGGTGCCCGCGGTGTGCGCGGCTCCCGCCGGCATCTCGACCTACCTGGACCTGCCGCTGATCAGCGGCAAGGCCGCCCCGCGCTTCCGCTGAGCCCTACGGAACGGGCCGCGACCGGGCTACCATCGGACGATGCACGAGCCCCTGGTCGTCGAGCAGTCACGGGCAATCCCGGTGCGACCGGCCGATGCCTTCGACGGCACCGCGCCGATCTCGTTGCCGATGCTGTTCCGGCGCCGGTACGGGCCGATCCCACCGATCAAGGCGGTCGTGGATCAAACGGGTGACTGGGACGCCGTCGGGCAGAGTCGCACGGTCCTGCTCGCCGGTGGCGGCAGCATGCGTGAGCGGCTGACCGCCTTTGATCCCCCGAACGGCTTCGGATATTCGCTCACCGACATCACCGGCCCGCTGAGTCCCCTGGTGAGCGCCATCGACGGCGAGTGGGTCTTCGACCCCGCCGGCACAGGAACCAAGGTGACCTGGCGCTGGACCATCCACCCGAAATCCGGACTGACGCGGCCGGCACTGCCGGTGTTCGGCCGTCTCTGGCGCGGGTACGCGCGGCAGGCGCTCGAGGAACTGTCACACCAACTCGTGCCCTGACCTCGAGCGGCGACACCAGCTCCTGGCACACTCGACCCTCGTGACGACTGACAAGCGCGCCCTGGTGCTCGCAGGCGGCGGACTGGCCGGTATCGCCTGGGAAACCGGTGTGCTGCTGGGGATTTGTGACGAGGCACCCGAAGCGGGCGAGGCACTGCTCGACTCCGACGTGCTCCTGGGAACCTCGGCAGGTTCCGCGGTCGCGGCCCAGATCGGTAGCGGCGTGCCGCTGACCGAGCTGTTCGCGCGGCAGGTGGCCCCGGGCGACTCGCACGAGATCAACCCCGGCGTGTCCATCGAGACGATCACCGGGTTGTTCCTCGACGCGATGCTCATCGCCGGCGCGACGAAGGCGGAGAAGCTGCAGAAGATCGGCGCGGTGGCCGCGGCCACCGAGACCGTCCCCGAATCGGTCCGCAGATCGGTGATCGCCCAGCGGCTGCCTTCCCATGAATGGCCGCAGCGGATGTTGCGTGTCACCGGGATCGACGTCGCCACAGGAGAACTGGAGGTCTTCGACAACGGGTCCGGTGTCGCCCTGGTGGATGCGGTGGCGGCGAGTTGCGCAGTGCCGGGAGTGTGGCCGCTGGTCACGATCGGTGATCGTCGCTTCATGGACGGTGGCGTGGGAAGCACGGTGAACATCGCGGTCGCGCGGGACTGCGGTACCGCGGTCGTGCTGGTTCCCTCCGGAGCCGACTCACCGTCGCCGTGGGGGATGGCCGCAGCGGAGGAGATCAACACGTTTTCCGGTGAGACGCTGGCGGTGTTCGCAGATGCCGAATCGCTCGCCGCGTACGGGCCGAACCCGTTGGACCCGGCCTGCCGGGCACCGTCGGCGGAGGCGGGCCGGGTCCAGGGGCGTCGCGAAGCGCACCGGGTGGCCCGGTTCCTAGGGCTCTGACTCCTGGTCGAGCGCGTCGAGCGCCGCGCTGGCGAGTTCCTGCCCGATCTCGATGACTTCGTTGGCGCGATGGAAGTCCAGGCTGCGGCAGACCGTGCGGGGAACCTCGATCAGCAGGTCAGGAGGATAGGCCGCCAGCGTGTGACGGGCCAGCGCGCTCTGGGCGATGTCGATGGTGCGGTTCATGACCTCGAGCCCGCCCAGTCTGGGGACCACCGGCAGGCTCTCCGTCTCGACGGACTCGACGTCCTCGTCGGGCGGGGTGAACCGGCCCAGTACAGCTCGGCCGGTCTGCGTCTCGAGCAGTGACCGCGCCGCCTTGGTGTCGAGCAGAGTGGAAGTGCTGCGCCACATGCGGTTCAGCCATTCTCCAGTGAGCCCGGCTTCGGCCTCGCTGCGTCGGGCGTTGGGGTCGTCCCCGGACAGGCTCACGGCGATGGTCGCGTCCGCGACGGCCGCCGCGATGGGCGCCATCGGAATCGGATCGAGGATGCCGCCGTCGGCGAGCAGTCTGCCGCCGAGCACGT from Mycobacterium sp. DL includes:
- a CDS encoding patatin-like phospholipase family protein produces the protein MTTDKRALVLAGGGLAGIAWETGVLLGICDEAPEAGEALLDSDVLLGTSAGSAVAAQIGSGVPLTELFARQVAPGDSHEINPGVSIETITGLFLDAMLIAGATKAEKLQKIGAVAAATETVPESVRRSVIAQRLPSHEWPQRMLRVTGIDVATGELEVFDNGSGVALVDAVAASCAVPGVWPLVTIGDRRFMDGGVGSTVNIAVARDCGTAVVLVPSGADSPSPWGMAAAEEINTFSGETLAVFADAESLAAYGPNPLDPACRAPSAEAGRVQGRREAHRVARFLGL
- a CDS encoding dihydrodipicolinate reductase, giving the protein MALRVVQWATGGVGVAAVKGVLEHPDLELVGCWVHSPAKAGHDVGQLVGTDLLGVTATDSVEEILALDADAVIYTPLMGNPDEVASLLRSGKNVITPVGWLYPSERSGAPLRQAALEGNTTLHGTGIAPGGISEKFPLMLSAMSTGVTFVRAEEYSDLRTYEAPDVLRHVMGFGETPDKALTGPMQKMLDAGFIQAVRMCVDQLGFAADPKVRATQEIAVATATIDSPMGPIEPGQVAGRKFHWEALADGEVVVRVTVNWLMGEDDLDPAWSFGPEGQRYEMEVRGNPDFTVSVKGFQSEVGGEGPEYGVVGTAAHCVNSVPAVCAAPAGISTYLDLPLISGKAAPRFR
- a CDS encoding SRPBCC family protein, which translates into the protein MHEPLVVEQSRAIPVRPADAFDGTAPISLPMLFRRRYGPIPPIKAVVDQTGDWDAVGQSRTVLLAGGGSMRERLTAFDPPNGFGYSLTDITGPLSPLVSAIDGEWVFDPAGTGTKVTWRWTIHPKSGLTRPALPVFGRLWRGYARQALEELSHQLVP
- a CDS encoding patatin-like phospholipase family protein translates to MRVALALGSGGARGYAHIGVINELHERGHQIVGIAGSSMGALVGGLEAAGKMDEYAVWASSLTQRAVLRLLDPSITSAGVLRAEKILVAVREILGDVTIEELPVAFTSVATDLITGKSVWMQRGPVDDAIRASIAIPGLITPHVLGGRLLADGGILDPIPMAPIAAAVADATIAVSLSGDDPNARRSEAEAGLTGEWLNRMWRSTSTLLDTKAARSLLETQTGRAVLGRFTPPDEDVESVETESLPVVPRLGGLEVMNRTIDIAQSALARHTLAAYPPDLLIEVPRTVCRSLDFHRANEVIEIGQELASAALDALDQESEP